A region from the Candidatus Brocadiaceae bacterium genome encodes:
- the xerC gene encoding tyrosine recombinase XerC, with protein sequence MDELIDDFLHRLAVERGCSPHTIRAYATDLAMFADFMDRRGRTMLEVGLQDVRAFMAGLQARGLARATLARRTAAVRSFHKFLQRQGLRQDNPMVILRSPRREQRLPRFLTISEVERLLAAPDPATWAGRRDLAMLETLYGGGLRVGELTALDLADVAAGDGLVRVRGKGKKERIVPVGRCAVEAIGAYLGTAAPDTPRRNDSHALFLNARGGRRLTPRSVRRILKRHALTAGLNPELSPHALRHSFATHMLSNGADLRSVQELLGHENLSTTQIYTHLSHEDLKATYDRAHPRA encoded by the coding sequence ATGGACGAACTGATCGACGACTTCCTGCATCGCCTGGCGGTCGAGCGCGGCTGCTCGCCCCACACCATCCGCGCCTACGCCACGGACCTGGCGATGTTCGCCGACTTCATGGACCGGCGCGGCCGCACGATGCTCGAGGTCGGCCTGCAGGACGTCCGCGCGTTCATGGCCGGACTGCAGGCGCGCGGCCTGGCCCGAGCCACGCTCGCGCGCCGCACCGCCGCAGTGCGCAGCTTCCACAAGTTCCTCCAGCGGCAGGGCCTGCGCCAGGACAACCCGATGGTCATCCTCCGCTCCCCGCGCCGCGAGCAGCGGCTGCCGCGCTTCCTGACCATCAGCGAGGTCGAACGCCTCCTGGCCGCGCCCGATCCCGCCACCTGGGCCGGCCGCCGCGACCTGGCCATGCTCGAGACGCTCTACGGCGGCGGGCTGCGCGTCGGCGAACTGACGGCCCTCGACCTGGCCGACGTCGCCGCCGGCGACGGCCTGGTGCGCGTACGCGGCAAGGGCAAGAAGGAGCGCATCGTGCCCGTCGGCCGCTGCGCCGTCGAGGCCATCGGCGCCTACCTGGGCACCGCCGCACCCGACACGCCCCGCCGCAACGACTCCCACGCGCTGTTCCTCAACGCCCGCGGCGGCCGGCGCCTGACGCCACGCAGCGTGCGGCGCATCCTGAAGCGGCACGCGCTGACGGCCGGCCTGAACCCCGAACTCAGCCCCCACGCCCTGCGCCACAGCTTCGCCACACACATGCTCTCGAACGGTGCCGACCTGCGCTCCGTGCAGGAGCTGCTCGGACACGAGAACCTGAGCACGACCCAGATCTACACCCACCTCTCGCACGAGGACCTGAAGGCAACCTACGACCGCGCGCACCCCCGGGCCTGA
- a CDS encoding HD domain-containing protein, whose amino-acid sequence MDIDALEAGQLITDEVFLVAEARLQVDRRGQQYYTLTLNAEGGRPIEAKVWSDSIGAAIEAGRGLEVLARIDEFRGKKQLNVQRYKVLDAADYDLSAFVRTADIDADAAFETLFDWEREGYVDPLLKRLMAEFHGNAAFAAEFKTCPAASHNHHNYAGGLIEHTLEVWRLAEAILGAGVGAFDREMVLCAAALHDVGKVRSYRLVAGISQRTEVGELLDHIFVSASMVSNVWDAAVRPEVPAERQEAAARRKGLLLHAVLSHHGKREWGAPVVPRTPEAVLVHYCDVISSTMRMCFDALGNAPEGEPWTDNVYIMDQARRLFVPRDPV is encoded by the coding sequence ATGGACATCGACGCACTGGAGGCCGGGCAGCTCATCACCGACGAGGTCTTCCTGGTCGCCGAAGCGCGGCTGCAGGTCGACCGGCGCGGGCAGCAGTACTACACCCTGACGCTGAACGCCGAGGGCGGCCGGCCGATCGAGGCCAAGGTCTGGTCCGACAGCATCGGGGCCGCCATCGAGGCCGGCCGGGGGCTGGAGGTGCTGGCCCGGATCGACGAGTTCCGCGGCAAGAAGCAGCTTAACGTCCAGCGCTACAAGGTGCTCGATGCGGCCGACTACGACCTGTCGGCGTTCGTGCGCACGGCCGACATCGACGCGGACGCGGCGTTCGAGACGCTGTTCGACTGGGAGCGCGAGGGGTATGTCGACCCGCTTCTGAAGCGCCTGATGGCCGAGTTCCACGGCAACGCGGCGTTCGCGGCCGAGTTCAAGACCTGTCCGGCGGCCAGCCACAACCACCACAACTACGCGGGCGGCCTGATCGAGCACACGCTGGAGGTCTGGCGGCTGGCCGAGGCCATCCTGGGCGCCGGGGTGGGTGCGTTCGACCGCGAGATGGTCCTGTGCGCCGCGGCGCTGCACGACGTCGGCAAGGTCCGCAGCTATCGGCTGGTGGCCGGCATCAGCCAGCGCACGGAGGTGGGGGAGCTGCTGGATCACATCTTCGTGAGCGCCTCGATGGTGAGCAACGTGTGGGACGCTGCCGTGCGGCCGGAGGTGCCGGCCGAACGGCAGGAGGCCGCCGCGCGGCGCAAGGGGTTGCTGCTGCACGCCGTCCTGAGCCATCACGGCAAGCGCGAATGGGGCGCGCCGGTGGTGCCGCGCACGCCGGAGGCGGTGCTGGTGCACTACTGCGACGTGATCAGCTCGACGATGCGCATGTGCTTCGACGCGCTGGGGAACGCGCCGGAAGGCGAGCCGTGGACGGACAACGTGTACATCATGGACCAGGCGCGCCGCCTGTTCGTGCCCCGCGATCCGGTCTGA
- a CDS encoding nucleotide sugar dehydrogenase, with amino-acid sequence MSDRDVVREAVARIRSGPVTTGVIGLGYVGLPLALLCARRLGTVVGLEADPERVEAARACRPYIDDVTAAELQEAARAGFRATTDPAELAGCDVIVICVPTPLRKTRDPDLSYIIQSVEAVAAHMRPGKLIVLESTSYPGTTDELVRPYLEKDGLTAGRDFFLAFSPERINPGPAYRKFNLVNTPKVVGGITPACTEVAAAFYGKIVQTVVPVSNSRAAEMVKLIENTYRSVNIALANELAQMCNELGVDVWEVVDAARTKPYGFEAFYPGPGLGGHCIPVDPFYLAWKARLHGIEPRFIDLAGRVNAEMPRHVVRLVTDLLNEAARPVRDSRVHVLGVAYKPDVADTRESPALPIMESLRRKGACLSYTDAHVPSVRLAGGEELRSVPLADADLPGADLVLIVTDHADFPWGEIVSQSRRILDTRNVLKDFREPHIRKL; translated from the coding sequence ATGAGCGATCGTGACGTTGTGCGGGAAGCCGTCGCCCGGATCCGTTCGGGGCCCGTGACGACGGGCGTCATCGGCCTGGGCTACGTGGGGCTGCCGCTGGCGCTGCTCTGCGCCCGGCGTCTGGGCACCGTGGTGGGGCTGGAAGCGGACCCCGAGCGCGTCGAGGCGGCCCGGGCGTGCCGGCCCTACATCGACGACGTGACGGCGGCCGAGCTGCAGGAGGCCGCCCGCGCGGGCTTTCGCGCGACCACCGACCCCGCCGAGCTGGCGGGGTGCGACGTGATCGTCATCTGCGTGCCCACGCCGCTGCGCAAGACGCGCGACCCGGACCTCTCGTACATCATCCAGAGCGTCGAGGCGGTGGCCGCCCACATGCGGCCCGGCAAGCTCATCGTGCTGGAGAGCACGTCGTATCCGGGCACGACCGACGAACTCGTCCGTCCCTACCTGGAGAAGGACGGGCTGACGGCGGGGCGGGACTTCTTCCTGGCCTTCAGCCCCGAGCGCATCAACCCGGGCCCGGCCTACCGGAAGTTCAACCTGGTCAACACGCCGAAGGTCGTCGGCGGCATCACCCCGGCGTGCACGGAGGTGGCCGCGGCCTTCTACGGGAAGATCGTGCAGACCGTCGTGCCCGTGTCGAACAGCCGCGCGGCGGAGATGGTGAAGCTGATCGAGAACACCTACCGCAGCGTCAACATCGCGCTGGCCAACGAACTGGCGCAGATGTGCAACGAACTGGGCGTGGACGTCTGGGAGGTCGTCGATGCCGCCCGGACGAAGCCGTACGGCTTTGAGGCCTTCTACCCGGGGCCCGGCCTGGGCGGGCACTGCATCCCCGTGGACCCCTTCTACCTGGCCTGGAAGGCGCGCCTGCACGGCATCGAACCGCGGTTCATCGACCTGGCCGGACGCGTCAACGCCGAGATGCCCCGCCACGTGGTGAGACTGGTCACCGACCTGCTGAACGAGGCCGCCCGACCCGTGCGCGACTCGCGCGTGCACGTGCTGGGCGTCGCCTATAAACCCGACGTGGCCGACACGCGCGAGTCGCCGGCCCTGCCCATCATGGAGTCGCTGAGGCGCAAGGGCGCGTGCCTGTCATACACCGACGCGCACGTGCCGTCCGTGCGGCTGGCCGGAGGCGAGGAACTGCGCTCGGTGCCGCTGGCCGACGCCGACCTGCCCGGGGCGGACCTGGTGCTCATCGTCACGGACCATGCGGACTTCCCGTGGGGCGAGATCGTGTCGCAGTCGCGGCGCATCCTGGACACGCGCAACGTGCTCAAGGACTTCCGCGAGCCGCACATCCGGAAGCTGTAG
- a CDS encoding radical SAM protein, protein MNYGVCEKCRARVPVEHVIRDGQVYLARTCPTCGYSEAVVSNDADAWQAKRRLARFDPARVPACSLTCDTCFAHGSPRMVFLDVTNRCNMNCPICVANVPSMRFEFYPPRQYFERIFKGLSQWEPKPVVHFFGGEPTCRDDLFELIDLGRSFGLTIFVVTNGLKLADEDYCRRLCEKDVPILLGFDGRAPEIYAGMRKNTSVAAKKIQALENMRRFSKRRQNIIMCCCARGINDRHMADTIAFCHEHRSHLKGLYLLPLTETWDNDRYETTAVTTIEDVEQMVDAALDEPVEFLPLGMQNEFTGILSSVGAGHRETFQSVHPNCESATLLISDGERYRPVSHFLKRPLAEAARDALDVAETLGERPGRLRALRAMNGWWHRSCDTRRVMQGSPKLALLRLFTGLLAGKPLADQLRAHTHLRDPLRVIVLPFEETHSLESARLVRCASGFAYEDVDTGEVRSIPACSWWLYNVPILKAIQAKYDALAAEAPSGEQS, encoded by the coding sequence ATGAACTACGGCGTCTGCGAGAAGTGCCGTGCCCGCGTGCCCGTCGAACACGTCATCCGCGACGGGCAGGTCTACCTGGCCCGCACCTGTCCCACCTGCGGCTACAGCGAGGCGGTGGTGAGCAACGACGCGGATGCCTGGCAGGCGAAGCGGCGCCTGGCGCGCTTCGACCCCGCCCGGGTGCCCGCCTGCAGCCTGACGTGCGACACCTGTTTCGCCCACGGCTCGCCCCGCATGGTGTTCCTGGACGTGACGAACCGCTGCAACATGAACTGCCCGATCTGCGTGGCGAACGTCCCGTCGATGCGGTTCGAGTTCTACCCCCCGCGACAGTACTTCGAGCGCATCTTCAAGGGCCTGTCGCAGTGGGAGCCGAAGCCGGTCGTCCACTTCTTCGGCGGCGAGCCGACCTGCCGCGACGACCTGTTCGAGCTGATCGACCTCGGGCGCTCGTTCGGCCTGACCATCTTCGTGGTGACCAACGGGCTGAAGCTGGCCGACGAGGACTACTGCCGCCGCCTCTGCGAGAAGGACGTGCCCATCCTGCTCGGGTTCGACGGACGCGCGCCGGAGATCTACGCGGGCATGCGCAAGAACACGAGCGTCGCCGCCAAGAAGATCCAGGCCCTGGAGAACATGCGCCGCTTCAGCAAGCGCCGACAGAACATCATCATGTGCTGCTGCGCCCGCGGCATCAACGACCGGCACATGGCCGACACGATCGCCTTCTGCCACGAGCACCGCAGCCACCTCAAGGGCCTCTACCTGCTGCCCCTGACGGAGACGTGGGACAACGACCGATACGAGACCACGGCCGTCACCACCATCGAGGACGTCGAACAGATGGTCGACGCCGCGCTGGACGAGCCGGTGGAGTTCCTGCCGCTGGGCATGCAGAACGAGTTCACCGGCATCCTGTCCAGCGTCGGAGCCGGCCACCGCGAGACGTTCCAGAGCGTGCACCCGAACTGCGAGTCCGCCACCCTGCTGATCAGCGACGGCGAACGCTACCGGCCCGTCAGCCACTTCCTCAAGAGGCCGCTGGCCGAGGCCGCCCGGGACGCGCTGGACGTCGCCGAGACGCTGGGCGAACGCCCGGGCCGCCTCAGGGCGCTCCGGGCGATGAACGGCTGGTGGCACCGATCCTGCGACACCCGCCGGGTGATGCAGGGCTCGCCGAAGCTCGCGCTCCTGCGGCTCTTCACCGGCCTGCTGGCCGGCAAGCCCCTGGCCGACCAACTGCGCGCGCACACGCACCTGCGCGACCCGCTCAGGGTCATCGTGCTGCCCTTCGAGGAGACCCACTCGCTCGAATCGGCCCGCCTGGTCCGCTGTGCCTCCGGCTTCGCCTACGAGGACGTCGACACCGGCGAGGTCCGCAGCATCCCCGCCTGCTCCTGGTGGCTCTACAACGTCCCCATCCTCAAGGCGATCCAGGCGAAGTACGACGCCCTGGCCGCCGAGGCACCCTCCGGCGAGCAGTCCTGA